A genomic stretch from Acetobacter ascendens includes:
- a CDS encoding FAD-dependent monooxygenase: MSKPVLVIGAGPVGLTMAIELARYGVPVRIIDKLPTRTTQSRALAIWPRTLELLQASGCVKAFVANGLHAKALRIHRGNKILARIPFKTISSYFNYLLMLPQSETEKLLEEHLKTLGCTVERETELTDFVDKGDSVSCTLTHKEGKGESLEASWLIGCDGAHSFVRSKLGMVFEGDTLPISFVLADVRVAGLFMPPDEPTIFWHHDGAVMLFPISRDRSRIIADIGSAPLRMPDLEEIQEIINQRGPGGLTLSDPVWLSDFAVNERKVRRGNLTEGLYIGLDYEKVCFAQKKFS; encoded by the coding sequence ATGTCGAAGCCTGTTCTTGTTATTGGTGCAGGGCCAGTCGGTCTGACCATGGCTATTGAGCTGGCCCGTTACGGTGTGCCTGTCAGGATTATTGATAAGCTGCCAACACGCACCACTCAATCTCGGGCTCTGGCAATATGGCCACGAACTCTGGAGTTGTTACAAGCTTCTGGTTGTGTGAAGGCTTTTGTGGCCAATGGGCTACATGCAAAAGCGCTTCGTATCCACAGAGGGAATAAGATCCTTGCCCGTATTCCATTCAAAACGATCTCTTCTTACTTCAATTATTTACTGATGCTTCCACAATCGGAAACGGAGAAATTGTTGGAAGAACACCTCAAAACTCTTGGCTGCACTGTCGAGCGTGAAACAGAACTGACAGATTTCGTTGATAAAGGTGATAGTGTTTCCTGCACTCTTACACATAAGGAAGGTAAGGGTGAGAGCTTGGAAGCATCGTGGCTTATTGGCTGCGATGGTGCCCATTCTTTCGTGCGCAGCAAACTTGGTATGGTCTTTGAAGGAGATACTCTTCCCATAAGTTTTGTTCTTGCTGATGTGCGTGTGGCGGGTCTTTTTATGCCACCTGATGAACCTACTATTTTCTGGCATCATGATGGTGCAGTCATGCTTTTTCCGATATCACGAGATCGCTCCCGTATCATAGCGGATATTGGTTCGGCTCCATTACGTATGCCGGACTTGGAAGAGATACAGGAGATTATAAACCAACGTGGGCCGGGCGGCCTTACTCTGTCCGATCCGGTGTGGCTGTCAGACTTTGCAGTGAATGAACGTAAAGTTCGACGCGGAAATCTCACAGAAGGGTTGTACATCGGGTTAGATTATGAAAAAGTCTGTTTTGCACAAAAGAAATTTTCGTAA
- a CDS encoding SCO family protein, which translates to MHRQNWKTILPVMGIIFALLIGATGLRTVLTSQSHTQIGGPYALTDENGHMVSQSDFQARYTLIYFGYTHCVDICPLTLATVSAALDELGPQGQNITPIFISVDPARDTPAVIREYIQRFSPRIVGLTGTEAQLQPIMAAFHVSARRRVSNGPGYLMDHSSLLYLMDGQNHLAGMIPVDSSAHQIAVELKQLLPSPKNHPL; encoded by the coding sequence TTGCACAGACAAAATTGGAAAACAATTTTGCCTGTTATGGGAATTATCTTTGCTCTACTTATAGGGGCAACTGGGCTGCGAACAGTTCTAACATCACAATCCCACACCCAGATTGGAGGGCCTTATGCCCTGACTGATGAAAACGGGCATATGGTCTCACAATCTGATTTTCAGGCCCGTTATACGCTCATCTACTTTGGTTATACGCATTGCGTAGATATTTGTCCGCTTACGCTCGCAACTGTATCGGCTGCGTTGGATGAATTGGGGCCACAAGGGCAGAACATTACGCCCATTTTCATCTCGGTTGATCCTGCGCGAGATACACCGGCTGTTATCAGAGAATATATCCAACGTTTTTCTCCACGCATTGTGGGGCTAACCGGAACCGAAGCACAGCTTCAGCCTATCATGGCCGCATTTCATGTCTCAGCACGGCGTCGTGTTAGTAATGGGCCTGGTTATCTTATGGATCATAGTTCGCTCCTGTATCTGATGGACGGCCAGAACCATCTGGCTGGTATGATCCCTGTTGATTCCAGCGCCCATCAAATTGCCGTGGAGCTTAAACAGCTTTTACCATCCCCCAAAAATCATCCATTATAA
- a CDS encoding TonB-dependent receptor family protein, translated as MFLHTGFSCCLFRFKIMFHVDGTALRFSGAIAVVTLFFVANTHIAAAQIHRGKQTSSVRHQAKTEQVTVKGNSRASAITRPAGQTTYSSDRGSFGNQVGQSVADMVVTIPGVSFTQGNGPRDTVVSVRGSGDRQSYGLKNLQVLEDGFPMTQPDGTARADLIDPHAYEGVDVFEGPASTLYGNYAINGAINFRARKGADIHGLEVGSDFGSFGMFNNYATLGLGNKRYDLMIFGSDVRGNGFIANSRYNTSTENVRLRVNLTSSDRLILKFVNNVTDAFLPVRLSLNQYRANPYQRGCYNAADAATGCASVNLLVNGRYGTKEAISPEAAGLGRFDRRTVVGLRWEHDFNARTIWRNQFTYDQRHIDQPTSPVAYVGPYNSYNASSDITNHARLGGKALETFGGISFDYLDFGSQTYNIMPFGGATHGAMHSESYGHQWNLGARFQEDWHFAPNWHVVVGLGGTYSDIGATETLYSYSATGRDQRYITANRFYFNLAPEGALIYTPSKKWTFHTRVGTAYGTPSSSNLFITPQGQYGNNTQLKSQTSVGIDLGADWHPSSNMTIQATGFYEFYNNELVSQSAGVNTVGSYTFNAPASQHRGIVLGLNWKPLPTILPGGRIKLSYTYDNQVYTNYTEVLSNSDLSRSFSRKGEYIPGVIPNFLNARFLYDQPDGALEGLGGYAEVTWRDSYWLDNANRLKAPGYALLNLEVHYDPPARLGWAHRLHWYFEVQNVANQTYIAGATNISDSLQANGQQATARTLMNSTGSIYAGSPRAYFGGVRIRF; from the coding sequence GTGTTTTTGCACACGGGCTTTTCGTGTTGTTTATTCAGGTTCAAAATCATGTTTCATGTTGATGGCACTGCCCTTCGGTTTTCCGGAGCGATAGCGGTCGTGACTCTTTTTTTCGTAGCAAATACTCATATTGCTGCAGCCCAGATACACCGTGGCAAGCAGACATCTTCGGTTAGGCATCAGGCCAAAACTGAACAGGTTACGGTAAAGGGCAATAGCCGTGCTTCCGCAATAACGCGCCCGGCTGGGCAAACAACGTATAGTTCTGACCGAGGCAGTTTTGGTAATCAGGTCGGACAAAGTGTTGCGGATATGGTTGTCACCATTCCCGGCGTGAGCTTCACTCAGGGGAATGGCCCACGGGATACGGTGGTTTCTGTCAGAGGTTCAGGAGACCGTCAGTCCTATGGGCTGAAGAATCTACAAGTGCTGGAAGATGGTTTCCCGATGACACAGCCTGACGGAACCGCCCGTGCCGATCTTATTGATCCGCATGCTTATGAGGGCGTGGATGTGTTTGAAGGCCCAGCATCAACTCTGTATGGCAATTATGCCATTAACGGTGCGATCAATTTTCGTGCCCGAAAAGGTGCGGATATCCACGGGCTTGAGGTTGGTTCGGATTTTGGCAGCTTCGGAATGTTCAATAATTACGCCACGTTGGGGCTTGGCAATAAGCGTTACGATCTGATGATTTTTGGGAGTGATGTTCGCGGGAATGGGTTTATTGCCAATAGCCGTTACAATACCTCAACAGAGAATGTTCGACTGCGTGTTAACCTCACATCATCAGACCGGCTCATCTTGAAGTTTGTAAACAACGTTACGGATGCTTTTTTACCCGTGCGGCTATCGCTCAACCAGTATCGGGCTAATCCCTATCAGCGGGGGTGTTATAATGCGGCAGATGCAGCAACAGGATGTGCATCAGTTAATCTGCTGGTGAATGGTCGTTACGGAACAAAAGAAGCCATAAGTCCGGAAGCTGCTGGTTTGGGGAGATTTGACCGCCGGACGGTTGTTGGCTTGCGTTGGGAACATGATTTTAATGCGCGCACAATATGGCGTAATCAGTTTACTTACGATCAGCGCCATATTGATCAACCAACATCGCCAGTAGCGTATGTTGGGCCGTACAATTCCTACAATGCCAGCAGCGATATAACGAATCATGCGCGCCTTGGTGGCAAGGCACTGGAAACTTTTGGCGGGATCAGTTTTGATTATCTCGACTTTGGTTCCCAGACTTATAATATTATGCCGTTTGGTGGAGCTACCCATGGTGCGATGCATTCGGAATCCTATGGCCATCAATGGAACCTAGGCGCAAGGTTTCAGGAAGACTGGCATTTTGCACCCAATTGGCACGTAGTGGTGGGGCTTGGTGGAACTTACTCCGATATCGGGGCCACTGAGACACTTTACAGCTATTCTGCCACAGGCCGGGACCAACGCTACATTACGGCCAATCGCTTCTACTTTAATTTGGCTCCGGAAGGGGCGTTAATTTATACGCCGTCAAAGAAATGGACATTTCATACCCGTGTCGGCACGGCTTATGGAACGCCATCATCTTCAAATCTGTTTATTACACCGCAGGGGCAATACGGTAACAATACGCAACTGAAAAGCCAGACAAGTGTTGGGATTGACCTTGGTGCAGATTGGCACCCATCTTCCAACATGACTATTCAAGCAACAGGGTTTTACGAATTCTATAATAATGAGCTTGTTAGTCAGTCTGCTGGCGTGAATACTGTTGGTTCCTATACATTTAATGCGCCAGCTTCCCAGCATCGGGGGATCGTTCTGGGGCTGAACTGGAAGCCGCTTCCTACAATATTACCAGGAGGACGGATAAAACTCAGTTATACTTATGATAATCAGGTTTATACAAATTACACTGAAGTCCTCTCAAATAGTGACCTTTCGCGCAGTTTCAGTCGTAAAGGAGAATATATTCCGGGCGTTATTCCCAATTTTCTCAATGCGCGCTTTTTGTACGATCAGCCTGATGGTGCTCTGGAAGGGCTTGGTGGCTACGCTGAGGTAACGTGGCGGGATTCTTACTGGCTGGATAATGCTAACCGTCTAAAAGCCCCCGGTTATGCGTTGCTGAATCTGGAAGTGCATTATGATCCGCCAGCTCGGCTGGGATGGGCGCATCGGTTGCACTGGTATTTCGAAGTGCAGAACGTAGCAAACCAAACCTATATTGCAGGGGCCACGAATATCAGTGACAGCTTGCAGGCTAACGGACAACAGGCAACGGCCCGCACGCTTATGAACAGCACAGGCTCTATTTACGCAGGTTCACCCAGAGCGTATTTTGGTGGTGTACGTATCCGGTTTTGA